The following proteins are co-located in the Ensifer sp. WSM1721 genome:
- a CDS encoding YkgJ family cysteine cluster protein — translation MTDAVLVNQDFDCQTCGACCAYSAEWPRFSLETEEELDRIPADYVAADLGGMRCENDRCTALEGTLGRSVICKVYAVRPIVCRTCMPGDDECLMARERLFGAAA, via the coding sequence ATGACCGATGCCGTTCTCGTCAATCAGGATTTCGACTGCCAGACTTGCGGCGCCTGCTGCGCCTATTCGGCGGAATGGCCGCGTTTCTCGCTTGAAACGGAGGAAGAACTCGATCGCATACCGGCGGACTATGTGGCCGCCGATCTCGGCGGCATGCGCTGCGAAAACGACCGCTGCACCGCGCTCGAGGGCACACTCGGCCGTTCGGTGATTTGCAAAGTTTACGCCGTGCGCCCCATCGTCTGCCGCACCTGCATGCCGGGAGACGACGAGTGCCTGATGGCGCGAGAGCGGCTTTTCGGAGCGGCCGCCTGA
- a CDS encoding proline racemase family protein, producing MRWKRTIQLLDVHCEGEIGKVAIGGVPKIPGNSIAEQLNHINTVDDSLRRFLCLEPRSGSIGSVNLLVPPKRPEADVGFIILQADQAHAMSGSNSICVTTALLESGIVEMKEPETVVMLDTAAGLVKATATCRDGRCERVKLTMVPSFVQELDVEVDTPDWGRIKLDLCFGGIFYALVDVRQVGTMIEKANARRIVEMGMVLKDIVNRTIPVVHPEIPEIRGVAYVMFRDTEADGTVRTCTTMWPGRVDRSPCGTGSSANLATLHARGKVKPGDVLKSRSIIGSEFEVGLEGVTTVAGRQAIIPTISGRGWTFGLHQVALDPFDPLADGFALTDTWGPQAGEIR from the coding sequence ATGAGATGGAAGCGCACGATCCAGTTGCTAGATGTTCATTGCGAGGGCGAGATCGGCAAGGTGGCGATCGGCGGCGTGCCGAAGATCCCGGGCAATTCCATTGCCGAGCAGTTGAACCACATCAATACAGTGGATGACAGCCTGCGTCGCTTCCTGTGCCTGGAGCCGCGCTCGGGCTCGATCGGCTCCGTCAATCTGCTGGTGCCGCCGAAACGGCCGGAGGCGGATGTGGGCTTCATCATCCTGCAGGCCGACCAGGCGCATGCGATGTCCGGGTCCAATTCGATCTGCGTGACGACGGCGCTGCTGGAATCCGGCATTGTCGAAATGAAGGAGCCGGAAACCGTGGTGATGCTCGACACGGCGGCGGGCCTCGTGAAGGCAACGGCCACATGCCGCGACGGGCGCTGCGAACGCGTGAAGCTTACCATGGTCCCGTCCTTCGTGCAGGAATTGGATGTGGAGGTGGACACGCCCGATTGGGGCCGCATCAAACTCGATCTCTGCTTCGGCGGCATCTTTTATGCGCTTGTCGACGTCCGCCAGGTCGGCACGATGATTGAGAAGGCGAATGCGCGCCGGATCGTCGAGATGGGGATGGTGCTGAAGGACATCGTCAACCGCACGATCCCGGTGGTGCACCCGGAAATCCCGGAGATCAGGGGCGTGGCCTACGTCATGTTCCGCGACACGGAGGCGGACGGAACCGTTCGGACCTGCACGACCATGTGGCCGGGCCGCGTCGATCGCTCGCCCTGCGGTACCGGCAGTTCGGCCAATCTCGCGACGTTGCATGCGCGCGGCAAGGTCAAGCCGGGAGACGTCTTGAAATCCCGGTCCATCATCGGCTCGGAATTCGAGGTCGGACTCGAAGGCGTGACGACGGTCGCGGGCCGGCAGGCGATCATCCCCACCATTTCGGGTCGCGGCTGGACCTTCGGTCTGCACCAGGTGGCCCTTGATCCGTTCGATCCGCTCGCCGATGGCTTCGCACTGACCGATACCTGGGGGCCGCAGGCGGGCGAGATCCGTTGA
- a CDS encoding FecR domain-containing protein, whose product MRQPDVKRRLFLCGLMLAAMGGGTAVTAASPVVGKARNIRGNVRRRQGGDEGRLAAGDAVLDNDYVSTSTNSFADLALSETRILLGPQTELLIDSFLAAEGGTLELGLGRMVFDRPDNLPKMDVAVRTAFGMIGVRGTKFFCGPSRAAFAVFVERGSVSVRGGGVTRTVSAGQGVDFTSPGAPPSEPTNWGQARIRQAYASVGLR is encoded by the coding sequence ATGCGGCAACCAGATGTGAAAAGAAGGCTCTTCCTTTGCGGCCTGATGCTTGCTGCCATGGGTGGCGGAACGGCTGTGACTGCGGCCAGCCCGGTCGTAGGCAAGGCGCGGAATATCCGTGGCAATGTTCGCCGCCGGCAGGGGGGCGACGAGGGGCGCCTCGCCGCCGGCGACGCGGTTCTCGACAACGACTATGTCTCCACGAGCACCAACAGCTTTGCCGATCTCGCGCTCAGCGAGACGCGCATCCTGCTCGGTCCACAGACGGAACTCCTCATCGATAGCTTCCTCGCCGCTGAGGGCGGCACGCTCGAACTCGGACTGGGCCGCATGGTGTTCGACCGGCCCGACAATTTGCCGAAGATGGATGTGGCGGTGCGAACGGCCTTCGGCATGATCGGGGTTCGCGGGACGAAATTCTTCTGTGGTCCGAGCCGGGCGGCCTTTGCCGTCTTCGTGGAGCGTGGCTCCGTCTCCGTCCGAGGCGGCGGCGTGACGCGGACGGTCTCGGCCGGCCAGGGCGTCGATTTCACGAGCCCGGGTGCTCCACCGAGCGAGCCGACGAACTGGGGCCAGGCGCGAATCCGGCAAGCCTATGCGAGCGTTGGGCTGAGGTGA
- a CDS encoding phosphodiesterase, translating into MTKFIIFTDLHMVPEGAAIIGLDPYRRLANGIAHVNRYHADADRVIFAGDLAHGADRPSYERLKPLLGELVPPAALMIGNHDRREVFLDVFAEAATDDNGFVQQAIDFADCRAILLDTLFAPPYDYPMSHAGRLCERRLAWLDRQLDEAGDRPALIFMHHPPHASGFAGIDMIRLINGDDFYALVKRHGNVRHIFAGHVHRTISGSSHGIPFSIFKSPVHQQPMPFDIPDASLSVDEPAAYGIALVTEDGVLVHTEDYEIARRDAAVA; encoded by the coding sequence ATGACGAAGTTCATCATTTTCACCGACCTGCACATGGTTCCCGAAGGTGCGGCGATCATCGGGCTCGACCCTTATCGGCGACTCGCCAACGGCATCGCCCATGTCAACCGTTATCATGCGGACGCGGACCGGGTGATTTTCGCCGGCGACCTCGCGCATGGGGCGGACCGTCCGTCCTACGAGCGGTTGAAACCGCTTCTCGGCGAGCTGGTCCCGCCGGCGGCGCTCATGATCGGCAACCACGACCGCCGCGAGGTTTTTCTGGATGTCTTCGCCGAGGCGGCGACGGACGACAACGGCTTTGTCCAGCAGGCGATCGATTTCGCCGATTGCCGCGCGATCCTGCTCGACACGCTTTTTGCGCCGCCCTACGACTATCCGATGAGCCATGCCGGCCGTCTTTGCGAAAGGCGCCTCGCTTGGCTCGACCGGCAGCTCGACGAGGCCGGCGACCGACCGGCGCTGATCTTCATGCATCATCCGCCGCACGCTAGCGGCTTTGCCGGCATCGACATGATCCGCCTCATCAACGGGGACGACTTCTACGCGCTCGTGAAGCGGCACGGCAATGTTCGCCATATTTTCGCCGGGCATGTTCACCGCACCATCAGCGGCTCCAGCCACGGCATTCCCTTCTCGATCTTCAAGAGCCCGGTACACCAGCAGCCGATGCCCTTCGACATACCGGACGCCTCCCTTTCCGTCGACGAACCGGCAGCCTACGGCATCGCGCTGGTGACCGAGGACGGCGTGCTCGTGCACACGGAAGACTACGAAATCGCCAGGCGCGATGCGGCGGTCGCGTGA
- a CDS encoding CHASE2 domain-containing protein: protein MLYLYAEPVFRTQRELFFDNLTQWVPSPRSPEIVVVDVDRRAYEAKSGIWDRGATAELIVRLAAAGAKAIAVDFVFSADCDPALPANSGLATALAEAPVVLGFLAADRALEHPRPVPPLALRRRLAVPAQWFIQGAETSCPAFMEQSKAAAAAFLVGDDDARVRRVQAFAILGNDAYPALGIEAGRLAAASSTPVLGGEPAWLRLDHAIIPLDESGNLRFVASSEEAIAERTLSAADVLADKANGSRLAGKLVFLGSSMPSLGGLRPTASMPLEASVQIHADIANAITTGFVPYRHGDLPLLEALFSFAAGTVAAYGATKLRPLTTLALGSAAVLAVVAVAGAIYAATGWLVDAVSISVALVAVLVVTSALQLARVRRAEAIARRKFAQYLPQSVVARYIDEPYRGRMAGEERPVTALFTDIEGFSTLSQKLGPRELVSLLDIYFAEVNALVSRHGGMVDKVVGDAVHALFNAPEDLADHVDKAIKCAVAIRNLTEEMRKRPQFAEHGFGRTRIGIETGPAVLGEVGAGGKLDYTAHGDAVNLAARLQEANKFLGTAICIGPAAATQSRAALRTLGPHDIRGFGSLELFTVVDGDG from the coding sequence ATGCTGTATCTTTATGCCGAACCGGTGTTCCGCACGCAGCGCGAGCTCTTCTTCGACAATCTGACGCAATGGGTCCCCTCGCCACGGTCGCCGGAGATCGTCGTCGTCGACGTCGACCGCCGGGCCTATGAAGCGAAATCCGGCATCTGGGACAGGGGCGCGACTGCCGAGCTGATAGTGCGGCTCGCCGCGGCCGGGGCAAAGGCAATCGCGGTCGATTTCGTCTTCAGCGCTGACTGCGATCCGGCCTTGCCGGCAAACAGCGGGCTCGCCACAGCACTCGCCGAAGCGCCCGTCGTCCTGGGCTTCCTGGCTGCCGATCGCGCCCTGGAGCACCCGCGCCCCGTTCCTCCGCTCGCCTTGCGGCGCAGGCTTGCGGTGCCCGCGCAATGGTTCATCCAAGGCGCGGAAACCTCCTGCCCCGCCTTCATGGAGCAATCGAAAGCCGCGGCCGCCGCCTTCCTCGTCGGCGACGACGATGCACGCGTCCGGCGCGTGCAGGCTTTCGCCATCCTCGGCAATGATGCCTATCCGGCGCTCGGTATCGAAGCGGGCCGGCTTGCCGCGGCAAGCAGCACGCCGGTACTCGGCGGCGAACCCGCTTGGCTGAGGCTCGACCACGCTATCATCCCGCTCGACGAAAGCGGCAACTTGCGGTTCGTCGCAAGCTCGGAAGAGGCAATCGCCGAACGAACGCTTTCGGCAGCCGACGTCCTGGCTGATAAGGCCAACGGAAGCCGGCTCGCGGGCAAGCTCGTCTTTCTCGGCAGCAGCATGCCGAGCCTCGGCGGCCTACGCCCGACCGCCTCCATGCCGCTCGAAGCCTCGGTGCAGATCCATGCCGACATCGCCAATGCAATCACGACGGGTTTCGTGCCCTATCGGCACGGCGATCTGCCTCTGCTCGAAGCGCTTTTCAGCTTCGCCGCGGGGACGGTCGCCGCCTATGGCGCAACGAAACTGCGTCCCCTGACGACGCTCGCTCTCGGCTCGGCGGCCGTGCTTGCGGTCGTCGCCGTTGCCGGCGCGATCTACGCCGCCACCGGCTGGCTCGTCGACGCGGTTAGCATCTCGGTTGCCCTGGTGGCTGTCCTCGTAGTGACGAGCGCGCTCCAACTCGCCCGGGTGCGTCGCGCCGAAGCGATTGCCCGGCGGAAATTCGCGCAGTATCTGCCGCAGTCCGTGGTGGCGCGCTACATCGACGAACCGTATCGCGGCCGCATGGCCGGCGAGGAACGCCCCGTGACGGCGCTCTTCACCGATATCGAAGGCTTTTCTACGCTGTCGCAGAAGCTCGGGCCGCGCGAGCTCGTGTCCTTGCTCGACATCTATTTCGCCGAGGTGAACGCCCTCGTCTCCCGACATGGCGGCATGGTCGACAAGGTCGTTGGCGACGCCGTCCATGCCCTCTTCAACGCGCCCGAAGATCTCGCCGACCATGTCGACAAAGCGATCAAATGCGCCGTGGCGATCCGCAATCTGACAGAGGAAATGCGCAAGCGCCCGCAATTTGCCGAACATGGCTTCGGCAGAACCCGGATCGGCATCGAAACCGGTCCGGCTGTACTTGGAGAGGTCGGGGCCGGCGGGAAACTCGACTATACGGCCCATGGCGATGCCGTAAACCTCGCCGCGCGCCTGCAGGAAGCGAACAAGTTCCTTGGCACGGCCATCTGCATCGGCCCGGCCGCCGCCACCCAGTCGCGCGCAGCGCTGCGTACGCTCGGGCCACACGACATTCGCGGCTTTGGGTCGCTGGAGCTTTTCACCGTGGTGGATGGCGACGGATGA